From the genome of Vicia villosa cultivar HV-30 ecotype Madison, WI linkage group LG2, Vvil1.0, whole genome shotgun sequence, one region includes:
- the LOC131653986 gene encoding uncharacterized protein LOC131653986 encodes MNTGGKRCSASEFSAVPEKSVDQSELPAVEMKSPEDESELAAEKKVDESEWMKKTLESGGTEECDKLRTIIVSEYFAKLTPRLHVLRNIALSLLKGDPEDLHGLMQELLLQLDELNKIPLVKGFYGISTALKAQYDLRDDPEIETSELDASIARDGTPTEILWLKGSLTVLLTKLEKTIKGFDILLHSPLQR; translated from the exons ATGAACACCGGTGGGAAACGTTGTTCAGCATCAGAGTTTTCGGCGGTTCCGGAGAAAAGTGTTGATCAATCCGAGTTGCCTGCGGTGGAGATGAAGTCTCCGGAGGATGAGTCTGAGTTGGCGGCGGAGAAAAAGGTTGACGAGAGCGAGTGGATGAAAAAAACCTTGGAATCAGGAG GCACTGAGGAGTGTGATAAGCTTAGGACCATTATCGTATCAGAGTACTTTGCAAAATTGACTCCGCGGCTTCATGTTCTCAGAAACATCGCTCTTTCCTTGTTGAAGGG ggACCCCGAGGATCTTCACGGCTTAATGCAAGAGTTGCTTTTACAACTTGATGAATTGAATAAGATCCCACTGGTTAAGGGATTTTATGGGATTTCCACTGCTTTGAAAGCACAGTATGATTTGAGGGATGATCCTGAGATAGAGACCTCTGAGCTTGATGCAAGTATTGCAAGGGATGGTACTCCCACAGAGATCCTTTG GTTGAAAGGGAGCTTGACTGTTTTGTTAACAAAATTGGAAAAGACCATCAAGGGTTTTGACATATTGCTACATTCACCACTCCAA cgTTGA